One Ooceraea biroi isolate clonal line C1 chromosome 6, Obir_v5.4, whole genome shotgun sequence genomic window carries:
- the LOC105286924 gene encoding uncharacterized protein LOC105286924 isoform X3: MRWNIGSIDKTRVGEIYAPLFFRSHMCSERCTDMICLEAEYFNLNRILLQSIALWPFQQSKLVRIQFIVSMTILVGAFIYQITTLLMSKFTPKFAIKAFSCALFFTFVVIHYSSFRLNIDTLKDMMKRLHCACTNLRDKNEIAIIQKYGRNAKYSTAVLIIFFVIAKSAFWAIQIAIPYLDGVTPINGCRPHQLYIVAEYFIDQQKYYYVILLHMNAALFIGILTLIAMGTLLIAYLQHTCGMFRIACYRIERALQINIEKDISGNSESSIYTKLVDAIHIHREAMKLSEHLIRRFDTMYFCLTVLVVITISLNLFQILLSSDNIMETIVPIISVVVLILYVFFANFIGQNVTDHNNEVYTAAYNIRWYMCPIHVQRLILLLLQRKAREFHLTCGGMFVASFDCLATSIALWPFQQSKLVRIQFIVSMTILVGAIIYQITTILTSKFILKVAIKAFSCILFFTLIVIHYSSFRLNIQTLKDMMKRLHCVCTKLRDKNEIAIIQKYGRNAKYLTAVLIVLFVIAKSAFWAIQIAIPFLDGVTPINGCRPHQLYIVAEYFIDQQKYYYIILLHMNVALFIGVLIVIAMGTLMIVYLQHTCGMFRIACYRIEHAMEINIEKDISGNSESSISKKIVYAVYIHREAMKLSEQLISRFDIMYFCLTVIVVINMSLNLFQIMSSDNIMEAIVPFINLVVFSLYVFFANFFGQNVIDHNNEVYTAAYNIRWYMCPIHVQRLILLLLQRKAREFHLTCGGLFIASFDCLATMAKATLSYFTLMHSARQ; encoded by the exons ATGAGATGGAATATTGGTTCGATCGATAAAACAAGAGTGGGAGAGATATATGCGCCTCTATTTTTCCGCAGTCACATGTGTTCTGAGCGTTGCACTGACATGATCTGTCTCGAAGcggaatattttaatctcaacAGAATTCTTTTGCAGTCTATTGCATTATGGCCGTTTCAACAATCGAAACTTGTCCGAATTCAATTTATTGTAAGCATGACTATTCTCGTGGGTGCTTTTATCTATcaa ATTACTACACTTTTGATGTCAAAATTTACACCCAAATTTGCTATTAAAGCTTTCTCCTGTGCACTCTTCTTTACTTTTGTAGTGATACATTACAGTTCATTCAGATTAAACATCGATACC CTAAAAGATATGATGAAGCGACTTCACTGTGCATGTACTAACCtaagagataaaaatgaaatcgcCATAATACAAAAGTATGGCAGGAACGCAAAATATTCTACAGCTGTACTCATCA tATTCTTCGTTATTGCGAAATCTGCTTTTTGGGCCATTCAAATAGCAATTCCTTATCTCGATGGCGTTACGCCTATAAACGGATGCCGACCACATCAACTATACATAGTTGCCGAATACTTTATTgatcaacaaaaatattactatGTAATTTTGCTTCACATGAATGCAGCTCTATTTATCggaatattaacattaatagcAATGGGAACACTACTGATTGCATATCTCCAGCATACATGCGGAATGTTCAGAATTGCTTG TTATCGTATCGAACGCGCGTTGCagattaatatagaaaaagatattagtGGAAACAGCGAGTCTTCGATATACACGAAATTAGTTGATGCCATACACATTCATCGAGAAGCTATGAA ATTGTCCGAACATTTGATACGTAGGTTTGACACAATGTACTTTTGTTTAACAGTACTGGTAGTGATTACTATAAGTCTCAATCTTTTTCAA attttattatcttcCGATAATATAATGGAAACTATAGTTCCTATTATAAGTGTAGTCGTTCTTATTCTATACGTGTTTTTTGCCAATTTCATTGGACAGAATGTTACTGACCACAATAATGAAGTTTATACTGCCGC ATACAACATTCGATGGTACATGTGTCCTATCCATGTACAAAGATTGATACTGCTACTTTTGCAAAGAAAGGCTAGAGAATTTCATTTAACTTGCGGAGGAATGTTCGTAGCATCTTTCGACTGTCTCGCAACG TCTATTGCATTATGGCCGTTTCAACAATCGAAACTTGTCCGAATTCAATTTATTGTAAGCATGACTATTCTCGTGGGTGCTATTATCTATcaa ATTACTACAATTTTGACGTCCAAATTTATACTCAAAGTTGCTATTAAAGCTTTCTCCTGTATACTCTTCTTTACTCTTATAGTGATACATTACAGTTCATTTCGATTAAACATTCAAACC CTAAAAGATATGATGAAGCGACTTCACTGTGTATGCACTAAAttaagagataaaaatgaaatcgcCATAATACAAAAGTATGGCAGGAATGCAAAATATCTTACAGCTGTACTCATCG tACTCTTCGTTATTGCGAAATCTGCTTTTTGGGCCATTCAAATAGCAATTCCTTTTCTCGATGGCGTTACGCCTATAAACGGATGCCGACCACATCAACTATACATAGTTGCCGAATACTTTATTgatcaacaaaaatattactatataattTTGCTTCACATGAACGTAGCCCTATTTATTGGagtattaatagtaatagcAATGGGAACACTAATGATTGTATATCTCCAGCATACATGCGGAATGTTCAGAATTGCTTG TTATCGTATCGAACATGCGATGGagattaatatagaaaaagatattagtGGAAACAGCGAGTCTTCGATATccaaaaaaatagtttatgcTGTATATATTCATCGAGAAGCCATGAA ATTATCCGAACAATTGATATCTAGGTTTGACATAATGTACTTTTGTTTAACAGTGATTGTGGTGATTAATATGAGTCTCAATCTTTTTCAA attatGTCTTCCGATAATATAATGGAAGCTATAGTTCCCTTTATAAACCTAGTCGTTTTTAGTCTGTACGTGTTTTTTGCCAATTTCTTTGGACAGAATGTTATTGACCACAATAATGAAGTTTATACTGCCGC ATACAACATTCGATGGTACATGTGTCCTATCCATGTACAAAGATTGATACTACTGCTTTTGCAAAGGAAGGCTAGAGAATTTCATTTAACTTGCGGAGGACTGTTCATAGCGTCTTTCGACTGTCTCGCAACG ATGGCAAAAGCAACGCTGTCTTATTTTACTCTCATGCATTCCGCACGAcaataa
- the LOC105286924 gene encoding uncharacterized protein LOC105286924 isoform X8 — MRWNIGSIDKTRVGEIYAPLFFRSHMCSERCTDMICLEAEYFNLNRILLQSIALWPFQQSKLVRIQFIVSMTILVGAFIYQITTLLMSKFTPKFAIKAFSCALFFTFVVIHYSSFRLNIDTLKDMMKRLHCACTNLRDKNEIAIIQKYGRNAKYSTAVLIIFFVIAKSAFWAIQIAIPYLDGVTPINGCRPHQLYIVAEYFIDQQKYYYVILLHMNAALFIGILTLIAMGTLLIAYLQHTCGMFRIACYRIERALQINIEKDISGNSESSIYTKLVDAIHIHREAMKLSEHLIRRFDTMYFCLTVLVVITISLNLFQILLSSDNIMETIVPIISVVVLILYVFFANFIGQNVTDHNNEVYTAAYNIRWYMCPIHVQRLILLLLQRKAREFHLTCGGMFVASFDCLATSIALWPFQQSKLVRIQFIVSMTILVGAIIYQITTILTSKFTPKFVIKAFSCILFFTLVVIHYGSFRLNIQTLKDMMKQLHCACINLRDKNEIAIIQKYGRNAKYYTAALIVFFVIAKSAFWASQIIIPYLDGITPINGCRPHQLYIVAEYFIDQQKYYYVILLHMNAALFIGILTLIAMGTLLIAYLQHTCGMFKIACYRIEHAMEINIEKDISGNSESSISKKIVYAVHIHREAMDTTFCVYRLSEHLISRFDTMYFCLTVLVVITMSLNLFQDKANKNTISAFYKRKRKQQKTFQYALHLR, encoded by the exons ATGAGATGGAATATTGGTTCGATCGATAAAACAAGAGTGGGAGAGATATATGCGCCTCTATTTTTCCGCAGTCACATGTGTTCTGAGCGTTGCACTGACATGATCTGTCTCGAAGcggaatattttaatctcaacAGAATTCTTTTGCAGTCTATTGCATTATGGCCGTTTCAACAATCGAAACTTGTCCGAATTCAATTTATTGTAAGCATGACTATTCTCGTGGGTGCTTTTATCTATcaa ATTACTACACTTTTGATGTCAAAATTTACACCCAAATTTGCTATTAAAGCTTTCTCCTGTGCACTCTTCTTTACTTTTGTAGTGATACATTACAGTTCATTCAGATTAAACATCGATACC CTAAAAGATATGATGAAGCGACTTCACTGTGCATGTACTAACCtaagagataaaaatgaaatcgcCATAATACAAAAGTATGGCAGGAACGCAAAATATTCTACAGCTGTACTCATCA tATTCTTCGTTATTGCGAAATCTGCTTTTTGGGCCATTCAAATAGCAATTCCTTATCTCGATGGCGTTACGCCTATAAACGGATGCCGACCACATCAACTATACATAGTTGCCGAATACTTTATTgatcaacaaaaatattactatGTAATTTTGCTTCACATGAATGCAGCTCTATTTATCggaatattaacattaatagcAATGGGAACACTACTGATTGCATATCTCCAGCATACATGCGGAATGTTCAGAATTGCTTG TTATCGTATCGAACGCGCGTTGCagattaatatagaaaaagatattagtGGAAACAGCGAGTCTTCGATATACACGAAATTAGTTGATGCCATACACATTCATCGAGAAGCTATGAA ATTGTCCGAACATTTGATACGTAGGTTTGACACAATGTACTTTTGTTTAACAGTACTGGTAGTGATTACTATAAGTCTCAATCTTTTTCAA attttattatcttcCGATAATATAATGGAAACTATAGTTCCTATTATAAGTGTAGTCGTTCTTATTCTATACGTGTTTTTTGCCAATTTCATTGGACAGAATGTTACTGACCACAATAATGAAGTTTATACTGCCGC ATACAACATTCGATGGTACATGTGTCCTATCCATGTACAAAGATTGATACTGCTACTTTTGCAAAGAAAGGCTAGAGAATTTCATTTAACTTGCGGAGGAATGTTCGTAGCATCTTTCGACTGTCTCGCAACG TCTATTGCATTATGGCCGTTTCAACAATCGAAACTTGTCCGAATTCAATTTATTGTAAGCATGACTATTCTCGTGGGTGCTATTATCTATcaa ATTACTACAATTTTGACGTCAAAATTTACAccaaaatttgttattaaagcTTTCTCCTGTATACTCTTCTTTACTCTTGTAGTGATACATTACGGTTCATTTCGATTAAACATCCAAACC CTAAAAGATATGATGAAGCAACTTCACTGTGCATGCATCAACCtaagagataaaaatgaaatcgcCATAATACAAAAGTATGGCAGGAATGCAAAATACTATACGGCTGCACTCATCG tATTCTTCGTTATTGCGAAATCTGCTTTTTGGGCAAGTCAAATCATAATACCTTATCTCGATGGCATTACGCCTATAAACGGATGCCGACCACATCAACTATACATAGTTGCCGAATACTTTATTgatcaacaaaaatattactatGTAATTTTGCTTCACATGAATGCAGCTCTATTTATCggaatattaacattaatagcAATGGGAACCCTACTGATTGCATATCTCCAGCATACATGTGGAATGTTCAAAATTGCTTG tTATCGTATCGAACATGCGATGGagattaatatagaaaaagatattagtGGAAACAGCGAGTCTTCGATATCCAAGAAAATAGTTTATGCCGTACATATTCATCGAGAAGCTATGGA CACTACATTCTGTGTTTACAGATTGTCCGAGCATTTGATATCTAGGTTTGACACAATGTACTTTTGTTTAACAGTGCTGGTGGTGATTACTATGAGTCTCAATCTTTTTCAA GATAAAGCTAACAAAAACACTATCAGTGCCttctataaaagaaaaaggaaacaacAGAAAACATTCCAATATGCACTGCACCTCAGATGA
- the LOC105286924 gene encoding uncharacterized protein LOC105286924 isoform X11 gives MRWNIGSIDKTRVGEIYAPLFFRSHMCSERCTDMICLEAEYFNLNRILLQSIALWPFQQSKLVRIQFIVSMTILVGAFIYQITTLLMSKFTPKFAIKAFSCALFFTFVVIHYSSFRLNIDTLKDMMKRLHCACTNLRDKNEIAIIQKYGRNAKYSTAVLIIFFVIAKSAFWAIQIAIPYLDGVTPINGCRPHQLYIVAEYFIDQQKYYYVILLHMNAALFIGILTLIAMGTLLIAYLQHTCGMFRIACYRIERALQINIEKDISGNSESSIYTKLVDAIHIHREAMKLSEHLIRRFDTMYFCLTVLVVITISLNLFQILLSSDNIMETIVPIISVVVLILYVFFANFIGQNVTDHNNEVYTAAYNIRWYMCPIHVQRLILLLLQRKAREFHLTCGGMFVASFDCLATSIALWPFQQSKLVRIQFIVSMTILVGAIIYQITTILTSKFTPKFVIKAFSCILFFTLVVIHYGSFRLNIQTLKDMMKQLHCACINLRDKNEIAIIQKYGRNAKYYTAALIVFFVIAKSAFWASQIIIPYLDGITPINGCRPHQLYIVAEYFIDQQKYYYVILLHMNAALFIGILTLIAMGTLLIAYLQHTCGMFKIACYRIEHAMEINIEKDISGNSESSISKKIVYAVHIHREAMDAGGDYYESQSFSR, from the exons ATGAGATGGAATATTGGTTCGATCGATAAAACAAGAGTGGGAGAGATATATGCGCCTCTATTTTTCCGCAGTCACATGTGTTCTGAGCGTTGCACTGACATGATCTGTCTCGAAGcggaatattttaatctcaacAGAATTCTTTTGCAGTCTATTGCATTATGGCCGTTTCAACAATCGAAACTTGTCCGAATTCAATTTATTGTAAGCATGACTATTCTCGTGGGTGCTTTTATCTATcaa ATTACTACACTTTTGATGTCAAAATTTACACCCAAATTTGCTATTAAAGCTTTCTCCTGTGCACTCTTCTTTACTTTTGTAGTGATACATTACAGTTCATTCAGATTAAACATCGATACC CTAAAAGATATGATGAAGCGACTTCACTGTGCATGTACTAACCtaagagataaaaatgaaatcgcCATAATACAAAAGTATGGCAGGAACGCAAAATATTCTACAGCTGTACTCATCA tATTCTTCGTTATTGCGAAATCTGCTTTTTGGGCCATTCAAATAGCAATTCCTTATCTCGATGGCGTTACGCCTATAAACGGATGCCGACCACATCAACTATACATAGTTGCCGAATACTTTATTgatcaacaaaaatattactatGTAATTTTGCTTCACATGAATGCAGCTCTATTTATCggaatattaacattaatagcAATGGGAACACTACTGATTGCATATCTCCAGCATACATGCGGAATGTTCAGAATTGCTTG TTATCGTATCGAACGCGCGTTGCagattaatatagaaaaagatattagtGGAAACAGCGAGTCTTCGATATACACGAAATTAGTTGATGCCATACACATTCATCGAGAAGCTATGAA ATTGTCCGAACATTTGATACGTAGGTTTGACACAATGTACTTTTGTTTAACAGTACTGGTAGTGATTACTATAAGTCTCAATCTTTTTCAA attttattatcttcCGATAATATAATGGAAACTATAGTTCCTATTATAAGTGTAGTCGTTCTTATTCTATACGTGTTTTTTGCCAATTTCATTGGACAGAATGTTACTGACCACAATAATGAAGTTTATACTGCCGC ATACAACATTCGATGGTACATGTGTCCTATCCATGTACAAAGATTGATACTGCTACTTTTGCAAAGAAAGGCTAGAGAATTTCATTTAACTTGCGGAGGAATGTTCGTAGCATCTTTCGACTGTCTCGCAACG TCTATTGCATTATGGCCGTTTCAACAATCGAAACTTGTCCGAATTCAATTTATTGTAAGCATGACTATTCTCGTGGGTGCTATTATCTATcaa ATTACTACAATTTTGACGTCAAAATTTACAccaaaatttgttattaaagcTTTCTCCTGTATACTCTTCTTTACTCTTGTAGTGATACATTACGGTTCATTTCGATTAAACATCCAAACC CTAAAAGATATGATGAAGCAACTTCACTGTGCATGCATCAACCtaagagataaaaatgaaatcgcCATAATACAAAAGTATGGCAGGAATGCAAAATACTATACGGCTGCACTCATCG tATTCTTCGTTATTGCGAAATCTGCTTTTTGGGCAAGTCAAATCATAATACCTTATCTCGATGGCATTACGCCTATAAACGGATGCCGACCACATCAACTATACATAGTTGCCGAATACTTTATTgatcaacaaaaatattactatGTAATTTTGCTTCACATGAATGCAGCTCTATTTATCggaatattaacattaatagcAATGGGAACCCTACTGATTGCATATCTCCAGCATACATGTGGAATGTTCAAAATTGCTTG tTATCGTATCGAACATGCGATGGagattaatatagaaaaagatattagtGGAAACAGCGAGTCTTCGATATCCAAGAAAATAGTTTATGCCGTACATATTCATCGAGAAGCTATGGA TGCTGGTGGTGATTACTATGAGTCTCAATCTTTTTCAA GATAA
- the LOC105286924 gene encoding uncharacterized protein LOC105286924 isoform X4: MRWNIGSIDKTRVGEIYAPLFFRSHMCSERCTDMICLEAEYFNLNRILLQSIALWPFQQSKLVRIQFIITTLLMSKFTPKFAIKAFSCALFFTFVVIHYSSFRLNIDTLKDMMKRLHCACTNLRDKNEIAIIQKYGRNAKYSTAVLIIFFVIAKSAFWAIQIAIPYLDGVTPINGCRPHQLYIVAEYFIDQQKYYYVILLHMNAALFIGILTLIAMGTLLIAYLQHTCGMFRIACYRIERALQINIEKDISGNSESSIYTKLVDAIHIHREAMKLSEHLIRRFDTMYFCLTVLVVITISLNLFQILLSSDNIMETIVPIISVVVLILYVFFANFIGQNVTDHNNEVYTAAYNIRWYMCPIHVQRLILLLLQRKAREFHLTCGGMFVASFDCLATSIALWPFQQSKLVRIQFIVSMTILVGAIIYQITTILTSKFTPKFVIKAFSCILFFTLVVIHYGSFRLNIQTLKDMMKQLHCACINLRDKNEIAIIQKYGRNAKYYTAALIVFFVIAKSAFWASQIIIPYLDGITPINGCRPHQLYIVAEYFIDQQKYYYVILLHMNAALFIGILTLIAMGTLLIAYLQHTCGMFKIACYRIEHAMEINIEKDISGNSESSISKKIVYAVHIHREAMDTTFCVYRLSEHLISRFDTMYFCLTVLVVITMSLNLFQILLSSDSIMEATVPSLNLLILSLYVFFANFFGQNVIDHNNEVYAAAYNIRWYMCPIHVQRLILLLLQRKAREFHLTCGGLFIASFDCLATMAKATLSYFTLMHSARQ, from the exons ATGAGATGGAATATTGGTTCGATCGATAAAACAAGAGTGGGAGAGATATATGCGCCTCTATTTTTCCGCAGTCACATGTGTTCTGAGCGTTGCACTGACATGATCTGTCTCGAAGcggaatattttaatctcaacAGAATTCTTTTGCAGTCTATTGCATTATGGCCGTTTCAACAATCGAAACTTGTCCGAATTCAATTTATT ATTACTACACTTTTGATGTCAAAATTTACACCCAAATTTGCTATTAAAGCTTTCTCCTGTGCACTCTTCTTTACTTTTGTAGTGATACATTACAGTTCATTCAGATTAAACATCGATACC CTAAAAGATATGATGAAGCGACTTCACTGTGCATGTACTAACCtaagagataaaaatgaaatcgcCATAATACAAAAGTATGGCAGGAACGCAAAATATTCTACAGCTGTACTCATCA tATTCTTCGTTATTGCGAAATCTGCTTTTTGGGCCATTCAAATAGCAATTCCTTATCTCGATGGCGTTACGCCTATAAACGGATGCCGACCACATCAACTATACATAGTTGCCGAATACTTTATTgatcaacaaaaatattactatGTAATTTTGCTTCACATGAATGCAGCTCTATTTATCggaatattaacattaatagcAATGGGAACACTACTGATTGCATATCTCCAGCATACATGCGGAATGTTCAGAATTGCTTG TTATCGTATCGAACGCGCGTTGCagattaatatagaaaaagatattagtGGAAACAGCGAGTCTTCGATATACACGAAATTAGTTGATGCCATACACATTCATCGAGAAGCTATGAA ATTGTCCGAACATTTGATACGTAGGTTTGACACAATGTACTTTTGTTTAACAGTACTGGTAGTGATTACTATAAGTCTCAATCTTTTTCAA attttattatcttcCGATAATATAATGGAAACTATAGTTCCTATTATAAGTGTAGTCGTTCTTATTCTATACGTGTTTTTTGCCAATTTCATTGGACAGAATGTTACTGACCACAATAATGAAGTTTATACTGCCGC ATACAACATTCGATGGTACATGTGTCCTATCCATGTACAAAGATTGATACTGCTACTTTTGCAAAGAAAGGCTAGAGAATTTCATTTAACTTGCGGAGGAATGTTCGTAGCATCTTTCGACTGTCTCGCAACG TCTATTGCATTATGGCCGTTTCAACAATCGAAACTTGTCCGAATTCAATTTATTGTAAGCATGACTATTCTCGTGGGTGCTATTATCTATcaa ATTACTACAATTTTGACGTCAAAATTTACAccaaaatttgttattaaagcTTTCTCCTGTATACTCTTCTTTACTCTTGTAGTGATACATTACGGTTCATTTCGATTAAACATCCAAACC CTAAAAGATATGATGAAGCAACTTCACTGTGCATGCATCAACCtaagagataaaaatgaaatcgcCATAATACAAAAGTATGGCAGGAATGCAAAATACTATACGGCTGCACTCATCG tATTCTTCGTTATTGCGAAATCTGCTTTTTGGGCAAGTCAAATCATAATACCTTATCTCGATGGCATTACGCCTATAAACGGATGCCGACCACATCAACTATACATAGTTGCCGAATACTTTATTgatcaacaaaaatattactatGTAATTTTGCTTCACATGAATGCAGCTCTATTTATCggaatattaacattaatagcAATGGGAACCCTACTGATTGCATATCTCCAGCATACATGTGGAATGTTCAAAATTGCTTG tTATCGTATCGAACATGCGATGGagattaatatagaaaaagatattagtGGAAACAGCGAGTCTTCGATATCCAAGAAAATAGTTTATGCCGTACATATTCATCGAGAAGCTATGGA CACTACATTCTGTGTTTACAGATTGTCCGAGCATTTGATATCTAGGTTTGACACAATGTACTTTTGTTTAACAGTGCTGGTGGTGATTACTATGAGTCTCAATCTTTTTCAA attttattatcttcCGATAGTATAATGGAAGCTACAGTTCCTTCTTTAAACCTACTCATTTTAAGTCTATACGTGTTTTTTGCCAATTTCTTTGGACAGAATGTTATTGACCACAATAATGAAGTTTATGCTGCCGC ATACAACATTCGATGGTACATGTGTCCTATCCATGTACAAAGATTGATACTACTGCTTTTGCAAAGGAAGGCTAGAGAATTTCATTTAACTTGCGGAGGACTGTTCATAGCGTCTTTCGACTGTCTCGCAACG ATGGCAAAAGCAACGCTGTCTTATTTTACTCTCATGCATTCCGCACGAcaataa
- the LOC105286924 gene encoding uncharacterized protein LOC105286924 isoform X9, producing the protein MMKRLHCACTNLRDKNEIAIIQKYGRNAKYSTAVLIIFFVIAKSAFWAIQIAIPYLDGVTPINGCRPHQLYIVAEYFIDQQKYYYVILLHMNAALFIGILTLIAMGTLLIAYLQHTCGMFRIACYRIERALQINIEKDISGNSESSIYTKLVDAIHIHREAMKLSEHLIRRFDTMYFCLTVLVVITISLNLFQILLSSDNIMETIVPIISVVVLILYVFFANFIGQNVTDHNNEVYTAAYNIRWYMCPIHVQRLILLLLQRKAREFHLTCGGMFVASFDCLATSIALWPFQQSKLVRIQFIVSMTILVGAIIYQITTILTSKFTPKFVIKAFSCILFFTLVVIHYGSFRLNIQTLKDMMKQLHCACINLRDKNEIAIIQKYGRNAKYYTAALIVFFVIAKSAFWASQIIIPYLDGITPINGCRPHQLYIVAEYFIDQQKYYYVILLHMNAALFIGILTLIAMGTLLIAYLQHTCGMFKIACYRIEHAMEINIEKDISGNSESSISKKIVYAVHIHREAMDTTFCVYRLSEHLISRFDTMYFCLTVLVVITMSLNLFQILLSSDSIMEATVPSLNLLILSLYVFFANFFGQNVIDHNNEVYAAAYNIRWYMCPIHVQRLILLLLQRKAREFHLTCGGLFIASFDCLATMAKATLSYFTLMHSARQ; encoded by the exons ATGATGAAGCGACTTCACTGTGCATGTACTAACCtaagagataaaaatgaaatcgcCATAATACAAAAGTATGGCAGGAACGCAAAATATTCTACAGCTGTACTCATCA tATTCTTCGTTATTGCGAAATCTGCTTTTTGGGCCATTCAAATAGCAATTCCTTATCTCGATGGCGTTACGCCTATAAACGGATGCCGACCACATCAACTATACATAGTTGCCGAATACTTTATTgatcaacaaaaatattactatGTAATTTTGCTTCACATGAATGCAGCTCTATTTATCggaatattaacattaatagcAATGGGAACACTACTGATTGCATATCTCCAGCATACATGCGGAATGTTCAGAATTGCTTG TTATCGTATCGAACGCGCGTTGCagattaatatagaaaaagatattagtGGAAACAGCGAGTCTTCGATATACACGAAATTAGTTGATGCCATACACATTCATCGAGAAGCTATGAA ATTGTCCGAACATTTGATACGTAGGTTTGACACAATGTACTTTTGTTTAACAGTACTGGTAGTGATTACTATAAGTCTCAATCTTTTTCAA attttattatcttcCGATAATATAATGGAAACTATAGTTCCTATTATAAGTGTAGTCGTTCTTATTCTATACGTGTTTTTTGCCAATTTCATTGGACAGAATGTTACTGACCACAATAATGAAGTTTATACTGCCGC ATACAACATTCGATGGTACATGTGTCCTATCCATGTACAAAGATTGATACTGCTACTTTTGCAAAGAAAGGCTAGAGAATTTCATTTAACTTGCGGAGGAATGTTCGTAGCATCTTTCGACTGTCTCGCAACG TCTATTGCATTATGGCCGTTTCAACAATCGAAACTTGTCCGAATTCAATTTATTGTAAGCATGACTATTCTCGTGGGTGCTATTATCTATcaa ATTACTACAATTTTGACGTCAAAATTTACAccaaaatttgttattaaagcTTTCTCCTGTATACTCTTCTTTACTCTTGTAGTGATACATTACGGTTCATTTCGATTAAACATCCAAACC CTAAAAGATATGATGAAGCAACTTCACTGTGCATGCATCAACCtaagagataaaaatgaaatcgcCATAATACAAAAGTATGGCAGGAATGCAAAATACTATACGGCTGCACTCATCG tATTCTTCGTTATTGCGAAATCTGCTTTTTGGGCAAGTCAAATCATAATACCTTATCTCGATGGCATTACGCCTATAAACGGATGCCGACCACATCAACTATACATAGTTGCCGAATACTTTATTgatcaacaaaaatattactatGTAATTTTGCTTCACATGAATGCAGCTCTATTTATCggaatattaacattaatagcAATGGGAACCCTACTGATTGCATATCTCCAGCATACATGTGGAATGTTCAAAATTGCTTG tTATCGTATCGAACATGCGATGGagattaatatagaaaaagatattagtGGAAACAGCGAGTCTTCGATATCCAAGAAAATAGTTTATGCCGTACATATTCATCGAGAAGCTATGGA CACTACATTCTGTGTTTACAGATTGTCCGAGCATTTGATATCTAGGTTTGACACAATGTACTTTTGTTTAACAGTGCTGGTGGTGATTACTATGAGTCTCAATCTTTTTCAA attttattatcttcCGATAGTATAATGGAAGCTACAGTTCCTTCTTTAAACCTACTCATTTTAAGTCTATACGTGTTTTTTGCCAATTTCTTTGGACAGAATGTTATTGACCACAATAATGAAGTTTATGCTGCCGC ATACAACATTCGATGGTACATGTGTCCTATCCATGTACAAAGATTGATACTACTGCTTTTGCAAAGGAAGGCTAGAGAATTTCATTTAACTTGCGGAGGACTGTTCATAGCGTCTTTCGACTGTCTCGCAACG ATGGCAAAAGCAACGCTGTCTTATTTTACTCTCATGCATTCCGCACGAcaataa